From the genome of Pelosinus fermentans DSM 17108:
TCCGGACAGGCAACACGAATCATGACGGGCGCCAAAATTCCTGAAGGTGCTGATGCCGTCGTTCGCCTAGAAGATACTCGCCTAGTCAATGATCAGATTGAAATACTGACTGCCGACAAAGCAGCAACCAATATTTGTTCTCAAGGTGAAGAAATTCGTATCAATGAGAAAGTATTAACAACAGGCACTCTCTTAGAAGAAGGAGCACTTGGGCTCTTGTCCATGTTAGGACAGGCCAATCCACTGGTCTTCCATAAACCAAAGATTTGTATCCTTGCCACAGGCAGTGAACTTTTGTCTCCTTCTGCTCCTATGAAACTTGGCAAAATTCGCGATTCCAATAGTTATATGCTATTGGCAAAAACCCTTAAGGCTGGAGGAGAGCCTGTTTTACTTGGACATGTAGAAGACAATTTATCCTCTATCATTACAAAGCTTTCTGAGCTGCCTGATCTGCCTGTATATATTACAACAGGCGGCGCTTCTGTTGGCGATTATGATTTAATGGAAAAACTATTTCAGGAACTGCAAATCCCCCTTCTCTTTAAAGGCGTAGCAATGAAGCCGGGCATGCCTGTTTTAGCTGGGGTTTGGAAAAACTCCTTACTCATTGCTCTATCTGGCAATCCCGCAGCTGGCAGTGTTTCCTTCGAGATGCTAATCAGCCCGCTGATTCGTAAAATTACAGGATTACGGAATTGGAACCACAAAAAGACGATTGTAAAGCTTTGCGGTACCTTTACGAAAACTTCGCCAACTCGCCGTTTTGTTTGGGCACGCTGGTTTATGAAACAAGGTTTCATCTTTGCAGAACCATTGTCTCATCAAGGTAATGGAATGCTGAAATCTGCCTTAGAAGCCAATGCATTACTTGAAATCCCAGCTCATAATTCCCCTATAAAAGACGGAACAGAGCTAGAAGCAATCCTTTTACATCTATAAAACGGGTACCATTCTTCCTAAAGGAGCGTTATTCTTAATGAAAACCATACATGTAACCAATGCTGTCGGCTTAGTGCTTGGTCAAGATCTAACGAGAGTTGTCCCTGGAGAATTCAAAGGAGTAGCTTTTCACAAAGGACATATTATTCGTTCTGAAGATATTCCAGTAATGATGAACATGGGCAAGGATCATGTCTATATTTTGGAACTTGGTCCCGGAGATGTTCACGAAAATGCAGCAGCCGAGCAGCTTTCACTGCTGTCAGCAGGCGCTAATATCATTCAGGAACAAGCCAGTGAGGGCAAAGTCAAGATGCTGGCTGATACCTTTGGCTTATTGGATATTCATATCGATAAGCTATTACAAATTAACGAGATGACCGGAGTCGCTCTATCCACTCTGCATTCTGGCACACTCGTCAATAAGGATGAAGTCGTTGCTACTGCCAAAATCATTCCATTAACGCTGCCACAAGACACCTTGGATCATATTGAAAGAATCTGCGCCTCTGAAAAAATCATTTCCATTAGACCCATACCAGCAAAAAAAGCTGGCTTAGTTGTTACTGGCAATGAAGTTTTTTATGGTCGTATCAAAGATCGATTTGAAGAAGTCATTCAGAAAAAAGTATCAGACTTAGGCAGCTGCCTGTCACAAACTATTTTTGTGCCAGATGATATCGAGAAAGTTTCTGCCGCAATTAAAGAACTTTCTCGCGAAAATGATTTGGTCTTTGTCACTGGCGGCATGTCTGTCGATCCTGATGACGTCACGCCCCTAGCAGTACGTCAAACTGGTGCAGAGGTTATTGTTTACGGCAGCCCCGTATTGCCGGGTGCTATGTTTCTATTCGCCTATCTTAATGATACACCCATTTTGGGTATTCCTGCTTGCGGTATGTTTAGTAAAATTACTGTTTTAGATGTCATCCTGCCTAAAGTTCTTATTGGAGATAAAATTACGTCCCGCTTCATTGCTTCCTTAGGTCATGGAGGCTTATGCCGCACCTGTAGCGAAGGATGTCATTATCCTAATTGCTCCTTTTGCAAATAATAAACGATTGCTAAACAAGACTAGAGCAAAGAAGTTGTTTGTACCTATCTGCAAACAGCTTCTTTTTCTGTGCGAAAAAACGCTGACGAATCCCTTAAAGCAATAAAAGGAATCGAAAAAAATACTTTTCAAATTGCAGGTATCAAAATGAAAGGCAGCGAACTATTATTTAATAACATTATTCGCTATTTTTCGACTTATTTTTCAAAAACTCCATTTTTTTACATTCAACTCTTGCATTGGGGTGAACCAGTTTTGAAAACCTTCGTCCATAGAATTCGCAACTTCATTTTATTCATTTCCATATGGAAGATACTCTTACTCCCTGCTGGCGCATCTGCTCAAGAGATGCCCTTGCAATTAAAATGGATACACCAATCTCAGCTTGCGGGTTATTATGCTGCTATTGAAAAAGGATTCTACCAGAACGATGGTTTGGGTGTTATTATGAATGAGGTTGTGCAAGAACAATCCTTTTTGGGCGTGGACAATTCTTCTTTAATTCGTCGACTCATTTACATTATTGGAGTTTTAACATTGGGTTTGATCTTATTTATCATTTTTAATATCAAACTTAAAAATATGGTACGTAAACGGACATTTAGCCTGGAGAAAAAGTTTGATGAGCTCAAAGAGAAGGAAGAAATAATCCGTCACCTGGCATATTATGATACATTGACTAATCTGCCAAACCGTCTATACATGCAAGATATGATTTCAGCAAAAGCAGCCGCATCGCAAAAAGATGAAAATGGGTTCGCTGTTGTATTTGTTGACCTGGATGATTTTAAGCGAATTAATGATGCTATGGGTCATGCTGTCGGTGATGATTTTTTAAAAATAGTTACACAAAGAATACTGAGTTGTTTAAGGGATAATGATACCATTGCTCGTATCGGCGGTGATGAATTCTTTCTGTTATTACCCAACTTGGACAAAGAAAAAACAACATTGGCAGTGGAGAAAGTAATAAATGCAATTAAGGCACCATGCCTGTACCGGAAAAACCTTTATTATCTTTCAGCCAGTGCTGGGATTGCTTTTTCTCCCCAGAATGGTCAGCAATTTGATGACCTTATTAAAACCGCTGCTATGGCACTTTATGAAGCCAAGCGTCAGGGTAAAAACCGTTTTGATTTTTTCACTGAAAAAATGCAGCTCCAATCCATCAACCGTCTGGAAATGGAAATGGATTTGCACCAGGCAATCAACAATCATTCTGGATTGGTATTGCACTATCAACCTCAGATCTCTTATGACGGCAGCATTGTGGGTGTGGAAGCTCTTGTACGCTGGAACCATCCAACGAAAGGGTTGCTGTATCCTGATTCCTTTATTCCTTTGGCGGAAGAAACGGGACTTATTATTCCCTTAGGCGATTGGGTAACTCTTACTGCTTGCAAGCAAAATATACAATGGCAGAAATCCGGCTATCCTCCCATGAGGATTTCAGTAAATTTATCAGTGAAACAATTTCAAAATCCCCACCTTCTGCAGAACATCCAAAGCATTTTACAAAAAACAGGCTTGCCACCTCATTTACTGGAACTAGAGATTACCGAAACGGTTGCAATTAGTCATGCGGATCTTACTCTATCTTTACTGAATTCGCTGCGCTCCATAGGAGTTCGCCTAGCCCTAGACGACTTCGGCGTAGGGTATTCGTCTTTTATGTATTTGAGAAGTTTCCCCATTGATATTTTGAAAATTGATAAATCCTTTATCCGTGATATCACTTTAAATCAAGAAAGCCAAGCTATTATCCAGGCCATTTTACAAGTTGCCAAAAGCCTGCGCTTCAAAGTAGTGGCAGAAGGGGTAGAAACCTCAGAACAGCTCGCTTCTCTAAAAAAGCTTGATTGCCCTATCATGCAGGGTTATCTATTTAGCAGACCCGTACCTGCGGACAAAATCGATATCTTTTTGCAAGGCAAAAATCAATGGAATTATTAATACCCGATCTAAAACTGTTTTATATTGCTATTATCTTATACCCATTATGCAAAATACCATTCACCTGCTTCTGGTAAGCAAGTGAATGGTATTTTAAAGGAGAATAAAACGGCTCCGTTACATTCTTCTCCAATTTTTATTTGATTCTTTAATCATGGCCGGGACTACTCTGACTGGGTGAACAGTTACAAAAAGGTATGCATCTTCTGAATGTGTTCTTTTTCTAAAGATAAATGGCAGGAATACCAATAACACAATTGCACCCACAATATATATCTCGGGCAAACTTAATATGAATAGACTGCTGATAAAAAGAATAACCGTGATGATATACATACAAATGAACATTATAACTTTTTCACCTCCGATACTTCTAAACTAGTATTATCTACACTTGCTATGGCACCTAATCATCATACTCTGCTTTACTTCTTTCCATGATTCTCTACAGCTCCATATACTTATAAAAGTGAACGATCAGAGATATACCCTGACCGTTCACTTTTAATTAAACTAAAACGGCAACCTGGCAATCATAGACCTCTGTCCTTAGACCCATAGCTTTGCGTCCCCATCTTTCGACAGGTTTGCCAAATATTTACTTACTTTCATCATAATAATACTAAAAACTACATAAGTCAAGCATTTTTTAGGACTTAAACCCCATGATTCGAGATATAAGTCCTATTGCTCATCTATAAAAAAAGCCGTCTATCTCTCAATAAACAAGTCGAAGCCTCTTATTCTGATCCATTTAGGCCTTCTTCCTTCCATGTGGACAAACCGCAACACAAATCCCACAAACATGTCCATGGAATTGAGAGTAGTTATTTATTTTCCATAAGTCACATTTTCTAACATCAATTAATTTTTCCCTTGGTAAACTCTCATCCCAGAGATTGCCGACAATTGCACCCGCAGGGCATGCACCGACGCATTTTTTACATGTTCCACAATAATTTGTTCCAACTAAATCATTCGTCTGAAATGGTATGTCCGTTAATACCGTAGAAATCCTAATCCTTGGACCATATTTTCTCGTTATTAAAAGAGAGCTTTTGCCGATCCACCCCAACCCGCCCCTTACGGCTGCGGCTTTATGAGGAAATTCACCTTTAATATTGACAAAATCAGTTCTCTTGGAAGAGGGTATGGCATAAGCAAGATACCCCTTCTTATCGATTTCATTTTTTAACTGCTGTGTTATCAAATCAAGTTTATCATTTACATTACAATATTCGTCATAATACACTTGATTCGGTCCAGTTATAATCTCATCAACTATGGTTGGCGAAAGAGGCAGTCCAATTGTTATTGCATATGGAGTATTCTTAAATTTACAGGAAGAAATATCACCTATATAAGCAAATCCATATAATAGATTTTCAAATGTATCTATTATTTTTATTATATCATTTTGTATTTCCAAATCAGTTGTTTGCATTGTGTTCCCCTCCCAGCTGCTATTGCTTTTATTATACTGGAGAGCGAAGTTTCTTTGAAATTGAAAAGGATTATGAATCATATAAAAAAAGCCTATATCATAAACGAATTTTCCTGAAGTCTTTGAATCAGAGTGTGTACTGTGGCTGAAAGATTTTTATCTTTACGAGTAATCGCAAACAGCGGGATTTTTAATTCACTCCGTTCGTTAAATAGATGAAAATTTTCATTTTCTGTATTGAGATTCTCTACCACACTTCGTGGAAGAAGCGCAATCCCTAATCCCTCCGTCATCGCATTTTTTACCGAATCAAAATCGCTATATTCAAAAGTCGAATTCAGTCTATGTTTTTGCAGCAATTCATCACACAACATACGAAAGGTACAGCCTTGTCGAAAATTTATCACTGGATAATCATCAAGCTGTGGACACTTCTTATCTTTCATCAGCTTTTTATGTCCCGCCCAAACAAGTTCTTCCGAATGAATCATAACTGTATTTAAGTATTTCTCAGAAATAAAGTCATGGACAATACCGATATCATATTGATTATTATTAAGTCCATTAAGCACGCAGCTTGAATTTAAGCAAATTTCTACGTTAACTTTTCCTGCATTACCGTTTATTTGTAGTTGTAGTAATGCGGGTGAAAGCAGCGAATTGATATAGCTGGTTGATATACCAATTCTCATATCCTGAACTTCTGAAAAACAATTCATGTTGATAACTGTTTCACCATAAATTTTGAGAATTTTTTCTGAAGGGCCAATTAGATACCTGCCAGCATCGGTAATATACAGTTTTTTACCAATCCTTTCAAATAACTGCACCCCAAAATGCTCTTCCAGCGTACGAATTTGGGTTGAAACAGTTGGCTGTGTAAATGTAAGCAGCTCTGCAGCTTGCGTAATGTTCTCAAGTTTGGCAACTACGCAAAAGGTTTTCAATAAGCGAATATCCACCATACACCTCGAATACTAGTTTTATTCCTACCTGTAAATCATCCATTTTATCTATTATATAGGCAGCTGGATGATTGATTACCTCATATTTATTTTTAGTTCATCTGATTGAAAACGCTCTCACTCAAAATTAAACTTTGTATATTTGCGTTTACCGCATTACTCTTACTATACCATTAAAAAACAAATTCCTGCAAAATTTCTACCTCTTGATTAGAGACTTCATCCTATTTTTTTCGATTCTAATACTGCCTATTCAAAAGTTCCCTTACTTTTGTCCTTAATTTTCGCTTCAGCCCTCATATTGAGCCGTTTATCAGCATTTTTCCAAAGAAAAGTCGTGATTCTTTATATTTTGCACCTCTCCAATATTTGACATTTGCTTTTAAAAGGAAGAAAATGAAAAGAAAGCTTAATGGTTGGTGATTTTTTATGAAAGCAACATCGCTTTTAGAAAAACAACTGCTAAATACCATCTTTGGGAAAATTGAACACGGCAGCCTTGGTGTCCGCTACTGGGATGGGGAAGAAATTGCTTATGGCCAAGCAAGAGGGAACATCAAACTTATGTTTAAAACGGTGCCGCGATTCAATTTTGCCAAGGATCCTGTCCTTGCCCTGGGTGAAGCCTATATGAACGGAGATCTTGATTATGAGGGGCATTTGGAGGATTTCCTTCAGTTACTCGATGCCAATCCCCAGGTTTTCGCAAAGAACGGTGTCTTAACAAAAACGGTTCAGGCAATGAGTGGGCTAACCAGTCGATTTCAAGCCAAACAAAATATTCAACATCATTATGATCTTGGTAATGATTTCTTTTCTTTATGGCTTGATAAAACGATGAGCTATTCCTGCGCCTACTTTAAACATCCCGACGATACGCTGGAACAAGCTCAGTTGCAAAAAATCGACTATATCTTAAAGAAGTTGAATCTAAAACCGGGGGAAACCTTGCTCGACATAGGCTGCGGCTGGGGCTGGCTCATTATTAAAGCCGTGCAAACCTATGGTGTGAAAGCGGTAGGTATAACCTTGAGTGAGGAACAATTCCAAAAAAGCCAACAGCGCATTGCCAGTTTAAACCTAACCGATCAAATAACTGTTAAACTGTTAAATTATCTTGACCTGGACGAGAAAACGTACTGTTTCGATAAAATCGTCAGCGTGGGCATGTTTGAACATGTAGGTAAAAAGAACATCCCTAACTATCTTGAGAAAGTATCCAGGCTGCTGGCGCCAGGAGGTTTATCACTGCTTCATACAATTACCGATACCACTGAGAGCAAACCGGAAAATTCATGGATCAAGAAATTCATATTCCCCGGCGGTTATGTTCCTTCCTTGCGCGAAGTCGTATGGCAGCTCCCGGAATATGATTTTCATCTTCTCCATGGAGAAAGTCTCCGCATGCATTATGCCAAGACTCTTGACTGCTGGTATCATAATTTTTCTGACCACATCGATGCCGTCAAAGAGAAATTTGACGACCAATTTGTCCGAATGTGGAGCCTCTATCTCCAAGGCTGCGCTGCTGCGTTCCGTGCTACAGGGCTGGATATTCATCAGCTTCTTTTTTCAAAAGGCTTAAATAATAATCTGCCGCTAACTTATGATCATCTACATAACTAATGCTGTTCTTCAGCTTTTATAAAATATCCCCAGCGAAATTCCTTTTGTAAATTTTGCTGGGGATATTTTTTAGGCTATTTCAATTTTACGATTAGTTCACGATACTCCTTGTCTAAATGCTCTATGGAGTTTCTGTCTTTAGCAACAGATAATTTACTAAGCACTTCAGCCAGACGATGCTCTAGTAAAAGTTGCTCCTCTTTAGCTGAATCTCCCTTCTGTTCCTGCTTATACTGGAGATAGTCTTCATAATTTCCAGAAAAAAGCCGAAGCTTTCCAGAATCAAATAGCATGAGATGGGTAGCGATGGAATTAATAAATTTCCGGTCATGAGAGGCGAACAGTATCGTCCCTTTATACTCTGCCAACACAGCTTCAAGTGCTGCTAAAGATGGTAAATCCAAATAATTTGTTGGCTCATCCAATACTAGAACATTTGCTTGGCTCACCATAATTTGGGCTAGAGCGACACGTGTTCTCTCGCCTCCGCTCAATACGGCAACTTTTTTATATACATCATCCCGGCGAAATAATAACTGTGCCAGCAGGCTTCTCACGAAGTTCTCATCATAGATACTATCTGTCATCACATTTGCCAGTATTGATGTACCTGGATCAAGCCCTTCAATTGCCTGGCTGAAATGCCCAAAGCGTACTTTAGGTGCGACATAGATCCCTTCAGGATATGACAGAATCATATTCATTAACGTTGTTTTTCCGCAGCCGTTATCGCCGACCAGAGCTACCTTATAACCGCTTCCAATGCTAAATTCAGCCTGATCATACAATCTGCGACTGCCAAAGACTTTGCTTATCCCTTCTGTCCGCAGCACCATTTTGCTGCATAGATCATCGGTATTCACCAAATCAAATACCACCTTAGGATTACTTTTGGGTTTATCCTTGATCTCTAGCTGACTCATTCGTGTTTCCATGGCTTTTACGGCTTTATCCAAGTTCGCTTTTGCTTTTTGATTCCCCATTTTGTGCAGTCGTGCTTCCGAATTTCCCATCCGGCTTGGAGTTTTTCTCATAGTCACTGCCTGCTGTCTGCGGTCGGCTGCCCCCGCCTCTAGTTTTTTCTTCTCTGCAAGATAATTTTCATATTCGCGGGCTTGCTGTGCTTTCTTCACCTCTTTTTTGGCAAGGTACTGTCGATAATTACCTGTATAAACCTTGATTTCTCCCTCTTGTATCTCCCAGATACTAGTACAAACCATGTCAAGCAATTCCCGATCGTGGGAAACAATGACAAAGGCACCTTGAAAATCTTGCAGCTTTTGCTGCACAAGTTCATTCCCCTTAATATCCAGATTTGCTGTTGGCTCATCAGCAAGCAAGAAAGCAGTGTCTTTACTAAATGCTAAAGCAAGCCGGTAGCGAGTCTTTTCTCCCCCGCTCATTGTCTTATCGTACTGCATACCAATTTGAAATTGCTGGGCAATCCCTGGATTCATGCCATCTTTCTGCTCATAACTTTCATCTAGCTGAGCAATATAAGAAGGGGAGCGATGCTGGACGACCTTCCCCCCGTCAGGCTGCATTAAACCTGCCATGATTTTTAGCAGAGTCGTCTTCCCTACTCCATTGGAGCCGACAATGCCGATACGGTCTTTTGAATACACCTTCAAATCGTCAATTTTAAATAAACAGCGATCTCCAGCGGATTTCACAATATTTTTTAATTCTAATAATAACAAAAAAACCTCTCCTTTTTGCCAAGAGAGGACATACGTACAGAAAAAAGAGCGCAACAACACGCACCTATACATAATCCTCTCTAGAATTCAAATGAGCGCATGAACAGAATCCTGTATATTAATACAGAAATACTCTCTCATTTGATTTACTAAAAAAGATTAATTGCGCATGTTCGTAATACCCTTTTCCTTCCGTTATATTCTGTGGTTCTAAACGTATTTTACCCAATACATCTGCAAATAGCAATAGAATACTCTTCCAATTTATATTGTGAACGATTAACTACTTTGACTAAGACGCTTTAACCATAAAGCAATTACTATCTTATGTTGATGAACATAAGGCAAAATACTTCTCATATTTAATTATTCATTCAAGATCGCAACAGTTACATATTAATTCGTAAATCATTTTCTTTTTTGTGCAAAAGTTACATTTAGTTCACTGCTGAACTACCAATGTAACGAAAAACAAATACTTTATTGCTAATAACTAAAAAATATGATAAAATCTGACTATAAATATTTTTTTCTTAATTAATAAAGTAGAATCTGGTAGAGACGATTTCGATTATCAACGAATATTTTTCAGGTTTGAGGTTAATTTAATGAAACATCAAGGCAAATTCACTCTGTTTAATTTGGAATATCATATTAAGCTGTTGACAGTTCGCGTCAACAGCTTTTTTACCTACAGACGTGATGTAAAAGATTATACAAACTCGTAACTGGATAAACTATAAAGGATTGACAGATTGTGGCTTTGATTTACATAGCAAGTCAACAGTTAAATTGCTAAATTACCCAAAGGGAGGAGATAATCATGTTGCAGGATTATGGCCATATTGGGCTGCTACTAGTCATTGCACTAGTGTTTCCCTTTATCGCGTTAGGAACGTCGTATGTCATTCACCCGCGTCGTCCAAGTATTGAAAAATCATTGCCTTACGAGTGTGGGGTAGATACAGTCGGTACGACATGGGTTCAATTTCGGGTAAGCTATTTTTTATATGCATTAGTGTTTGTGGTATTTGATGTAGAAACTATTTTTTTATA
Proteins encoded in this window:
- the abc-f gene encoding ribosomal protection-like ABC-F family protein — translated: MLLLELKNIVKSAGDRCLFKIDDLKVYSKDRIGIVGSNGVGKTTLLKIMAGLMQPDGGKVVQHRSPSYIAQLDESYEQKDGMNPGIAQQFQIGMQYDKTMSGGEKTRYRLALAFSKDTAFLLADEPTANLDIKGNELVQQKLQDFQGAFVIVSHDRELLDMVCTSIWEIQEGEIKVYTGNYRQYLAKKEVKKAQQAREYENYLAEKKKLEAGAADRRQQAVTMRKTPSRMGNSEARLHKMGNQKAKANLDKAVKAMETRMSQLEIKDKPKSNPKVVFDLVNTDDLCSKMVLRTEGISKVFGSRRLYDQAEFSIGSGYKVALVGDNGCGKTTLMNMILSYPEGIYVAPKVRFGHFSQAIEGLDPGTSILANVMTDSIYDENFVRSLLAQLLFRRDDVYKKVAVLSGGERTRVALAQIMVSQANVLVLDEPTNYLDLPSLAALEAVLAEYKGTILFASHDRKFINSIATHLMLFDSGKLRLFSGNYEDYLQYKQEQKGDSAKEEQLLLEHRLAEVLSKLSVAKDRNSIEHLDKEYRELIVKLK
- a CDS encoding NADH-quinone oxidoreductase subunit A, giving the protein MLQDYGHIGLLLVIALVFPFIALGTSYVIHPRRPSIEKSLPYECGVDTVGTTWVQFRVSYFLYALVFVVFDVETIFLYLWAVEFQQLGTFAFIEMFIFVSILVLGLGYAWKKEALEWR
- a CDS encoding SAM-dependent methyltransferase, with protein sequence MKATSLLEKQLLNTIFGKIEHGSLGVRYWDGEEIAYGQARGNIKLMFKTVPRFNFAKDPVLALGEAYMNGDLDYEGHLEDFLQLLDANPQVFAKNGVLTKTVQAMSGLTSRFQAKQNIQHHYDLGNDFFSLWLDKTMSYSCAYFKHPDDTLEQAQLQKIDYILKKLNLKPGETLLDIGCGWGWLIIKAVQTYGVKAVGITLSEEQFQKSQQRIASLNLTDQITVKLLNYLDLDEKTYCFDKIVSVGMFEHVGKKNIPNYLEKVSRLLAPGGLSLLHTITDTTESKPENSWIKKFIFPGGYVPSLREVVWQLPEYDFHLLHGESLRMHYAKTLDCWYHNFSDHIDAVKEKFDDQFVRMWSLYLQGCAAAFRATGLDIHQLLFSKGLNNNLPLTYDHLHN
- a CDS encoding molybdopterin-binding protein, whose protein sequence is MKTIHVTNAVGLVLGQDLTRVVPGEFKGVAFHKGHIIRSEDIPVMMNMGKDHVYILELGPGDVHENAAAEQLSLLSAGANIIQEQASEGKVKMLADTFGLLDIHIDKLLQINEMTGVALSTLHSGTLVNKDEVVATAKIIPLTLPQDTLDHIERICASEKIISIRPIPAKKAGLVVTGNEVFYGRIKDRFEEVIQKKVSDLGSCLSQTIFVPDDIEKVSAAIKELSRENDLVFVTGGMSVDPDDVTPLAVRQTGAEVIVYGSPVLPGAMFLFAYLNDTPILGIPACGMFSKITVLDVILPKVLIGDKITSRFIASLGHGGLCRTCSEGCHYPNCSFCK
- a CDS encoding LysR family transcriptional regulator, producing the protein MVDIRLLKTFCVVAKLENITQAAELLTFTQPTVSTQIRTLEEHFGVQLFERIGKKLYITDAGRYLIGPSEKILKIYGETVINMNCFSEVQDMRIGISTSYINSLLSPALLQLQINGNAGKVNVEICLNSSCVLNGLNNNQYDIGIVHDFISEKYLNTVMIHSEELVWAGHKKLMKDKKCPQLDDYPVINFRQGCTFRMLCDELLQKHRLNSTFEYSDFDSVKNAMTEGLGIALLPRSVVENLNTENENFHLFNERSELKIPLFAITRKDKNLSATVHTLIQRLQENSFMI
- the glp gene encoding gephyrin-like molybdotransferase Glp is translated as MIVLEDALTLLLNHAPLPCSTTRYPLAECFGRILAEDITSTMDFPPFNRSPLDGYAVQLKDIVHVSPEHPVLLMQIESVPAGSVPCKIVTSGQATRIMTGAKIPEGADAVVRLEDTRLVNDQIEILTADKAATNICSQGEEIRINEKVLTTGTLLEEGALGLLSMLGQANPLVFHKPKICILATGSELLSPSAPMKLGKIRDSNSYMLLAKTLKAGGEPVLLGHVEDNLSSIITKLSELPDLPVYITTGGASVGDYDLMEKLFQELQIPLLFKGVAMKPGMPVLAGVWKNSLLIALSGNPAAGSVSFEMLISPLIRKITGLRNWNHKKTIVKLCGTFTKTSPTRRFVWARWFMKQGFIFAEPLSHQGNGMLKSALEANALLEIPAHNSPIKDGTELEAILLHL
- a CDS encoding 4Fe-4S double cluster binding domain-containing protein, which encodes MQTTDLEIQNDIIKIIDTFENLLYGFAYIGDISSCKFKNTPYAITIGLPLSPTIVDEIITGPNQVYYDEYCNVNDKLDLITQQLKNEIDKKGYLAYAIPSSKRTDFVNIKGEFPHKAAAVRGGLGWIGKSSLLITRKYGPRIRISTVLTDIPFQTNDLVGTNYCGTCKKCVGACPAGAIVGNLWDESLPREKLIDVRKCDLWKINNYSQFHGHVCGICVAVCPHGRKKA
- a CDS encoding putative bifunctional diguanylate cyclase/phosphodiesterase, with the protein product MRKNADESLKAIKGIEKNTFQIAGIKMKGSELLFNNIIRYFSTYFSKTPFFYIQLLHWGEPVLKTFVHRIRNFILFISIWKILLLPAGASAQEMPLQLKWIHQSQLAGYYAAIEKGFYQNDGLGVIMNEVVQEQSFLGVDNSSLIRRLIYIIGVLTLGLILFIIFNIKLKNMVRKRTFSLEKKFDELKEKEEIIRHLAYYDTLTNLPNRLYMQDMISAKAAASQKDENGFAVVFVDLDDFKRINDAMGHAVGDDFLKIVTQRILSCLRDNDTIARIGGDEFFLLLPNLDKEKTTLAVEKVINAIKAPCLYRKNLYYLSASAGIAFSPQNGQQFDDLIKTAAMALYEAKRQGKNRFDFFTEKMQLQSINRLEMEMDLHQAINNHSGLVLHYQPQISYDGSIVGVEALVRWNHPTKGLLYPDSFIPLAEETGLIIPLGDWVTLTACKQNIQWQKSGYPPMRISVNLSVKQFQNPHLLQNIQSILQKTGLPPHLLELEITETVAISHADLTLSLLNSLRSIGVRLALDDFGVGYSSFMYLRSFPIDILKIDKSFIRDITLNQESQAIIQAILQVAKSLRFKVVAEGVETSEQLASLKKLDCPIMQGYLFSRPVPADKIDIFLQGKNQWNY